The proteins below are encoded in one region of Bremerella sp. P1:
- a CDS encoding SHD1 domain-containing protein: MNHKSKFRAWLFAPLLLFLIPLVAEAGKFKVGDVVQVWDDWKDEWKNGTVVDINRRGELLIETASYSSLKREVYQPKVVRFAYEDGAIGPARTWTDSSGTFKIMAAPLGIVNDKIRLRREDMSEIEVPIAKLGDADQRLIERIKAEMGIRAVPPPKPITPIRFAGTDNENLNAFGSVGYAEERIAILADPIPPYMVIPQGGVGFGKYYEEEQFGLIQPIGGPDGLVLVSAEYPVDPRKADKFDRTRIAWISLKQKKITKEQSLPDGEMVLDYHPASHRLLTYRYELEGGRFGRRKTVLSVWEVLPTDESVEPVVSWEAYPDDGYDKEPWARLINGNLVLHRFADKQYVGWDVANRSVAYRLFQDHTWSTPPTLSGTAKYGFLVENESVRIFDAVTGTTITKLITENRIKLAAPSEDGSKLATLEENTLTIWNLTDPIAEPVAHPAESIGGSLAKEMYWVDGDMLMIKNIMEMILYDLNEGIAIWNYSLEYGTVTAVKESEGRQTMGVLNGHLVYGAELRANGKRAGLAVGNVKLPGPEVREKTEGVKRDDLVVLKPGSKIRLEVRCGNTHNPTVYSALLAKIQENGWELNQEDYDAVMHADITLGETVTRTYRFFGFYRAPETVTYTPIISKLDIMVGDTTIWVNRTSTGPGFFVNADETIQQQVDRQKEDVNFFTRSRIPAMILDPKYGRGFGSTKVSTKGLEPTSMRNMIYANGRPVFLNN; the protein is encoded by the coding sequence ATGAATCACAAAAGTAAATTCCGGGCATGGCTCTTTGCTCCTCTTCTGCTCTTCTTGATTCCGTTGGTCGCGGAAGCCGGCAAGTTCAAAGTCGGCGACGTGGTCCAGGTATGGGACGATTGGAAAGATGAATGGAAGAACGGCACCGTCGTCGACATCAATCGCCGCGGTGAACTTCTGATTGAAACCGCGAGCTACAGCAGCCTTAAGCGCGAAGTTTATCAACCAAAGGTCGTTCGTTTCGCCTACGAAGATGGCGCGATCGGACCGGCCCGAACGTGGACCGATTCCAGCGGCACCTTCAAGATCATGGCGGCACCGCTAGGGATCGTGAATGACAAGATTCGCCTGCGTCGTGAAGACATGTCTGAGATCGAAGTTCCGATCGCCAAACTCGGGGACGCCGACCAGCGTCTCATCGAACGGATCAAAGCCGAGATGGGCATCCGGGCCGTGCCGCCTCCTAAGCCGATTACCCCGATCCGTTTTGCCGGAACCGATAACGAAAACCTCAACGCGTTCGGTAGCGTCGGCTACGCGGAAGAACGCATTGCCATTCTCGCCGATCCCATTCCGCCCTATATGGTCATTCCGCAAGGTGGTGTTGGCTTCGGCAAGTACTACGAAGAAGAACAATTCGGTCTGATTCAACCGATCGGCGGGCCCGATGGGCTGGTGCTGGTCTCGGCCGAGTATCCGGTCGATCCGCGTAAGGCAGACAAGTTCGATCGCACGCGTATCGCTTGGATCTCGCTGAAGCAAAAGAAGATCACCAAAGAGCAGTCGCTGCCCGATGGCGAGATGGTCCTGGACTATCATCCGGCTTCGCATCGTCTGTTGACGTATCGCTACGAACTCGAGGGAGGCCGCTTTGGTCGTCGCAAGACGGTCCTCTCGGTGTGGGAAGTCTTACCAACCGACGAATCGGTAGAGCCTGTTGTGAGCTGGGAAGCGTACCCCGATGACGGCTACGACAAAGAACCTTGGGCGCGCTTGATCAACGGAAACCTTGTCCTCCATCGATTTGCCGACAAGCAGTACGTCGGCTGGGATGTCGCGAACCGGTCGGTTGCTTACCGCCTGTTCCAGGACCACACGTGGTCGACTCCACCGACACTCAGCGGAACGGCGAAGTATGGCTTCCTGGTCGAAAACGAGAGCGTCCGAATCTTCGACGCGGTAACAGGGACAACGATCACCAAGCTGATCACCGAGAACCGCATCAAGCTGGCGGCCCCCAGCGAAGACGGTTCCAAGTTGGCCACGCTGGAAGAGAACACGCTGACGATTTGGAATTTGACCGACCCCATCGCCGAACCGGTCGCACATCCGGCCGAGTCGATCGGTGGTTCGCTGGCGAAAGAAATGTATTGGGTCGACGGCGATATGCTGATGATCAAGAACATCATGGAAATGATTCTATACGATCTGAACGAAGGCATCGCTATTTGGAATTACAGCCTGGAGTACGGTACGGTCACCGCCGTGAAAGAATCGGAAGGTCGCCAGACGATGGGCGTGCTCAACGGTCACTTGGTGTACGGCGCCGAACTTCGTGCCAATGGAAAACGGGCCGGTCTGGCCGTGGGTAATGTGAAGTTGCCTGGCCCGGAAGTGCGAGAAAAAACCGAAGGCGTCAAACGCGACGATCTGGTTGTCTTGAAGCCCGGCAGCAAGATTCGTCTGGAAGTCCGCTGCGGCAATACCCACAACCCAACGGTCTACAGTGCCTTGCTCGCCAAGATCCAAGAGAATGGCTGGGAACTCAACCAAGAAGATTACGATGCGGTGATGCACGCGGATATTACGCTCGGCGAAACCGTCACCCGCACCTATCGCTTCTTTGGTTTCTATCGGGCACCCGAGACGGTCACGTATACGCCAATCATCTCCAAGCTCGATATCATGGTCGGAGACACAACGATCTGGGTTAACCGAACTTCCACTGGACCAGGGTTTTTCGTGAACGCAGACGAAACGATTCAACAGCAAGTCGATCGTCAGAAGGAAGACGTCAACTTCTTCACCCGCAGCCGAATTCCGGCAATGATCCTGGATCCCAAGTACGGACGTGGTTTTGGTTCGACCAAAGTTTCAACCAAGGGCCTCGAACCCACTAGCATGCGAAACATGATCTACGCCAACGGCCGGCCGGTATTCTTGAACAACTGA
- a CDS encoding antibiotic biosynthesis monooxygenase, with the protein MGQFHIAITHQAKPGKEEEYEAALREFAKQSLDEPGASGVLLLAPAPGTLGKEYGILRTFEDRASCEAFYHSESYREFHRRTRPLVADEAKRRPLNGLEVFFHDPRTSPPKWKMFIVTWLGVFPSALLFSLTIPPLIGFMHDLLIRAIVNVFVVASLAWIIMPFLTKLFRPWLSPRQEQPTIPDFATEQPEQVREEHEEFLERFELERV; encoded by the coding sequence ATGGGTCAGTTTCACATTGCCATTACGCATCAGGCGAAACCGGGTAAGGAGGAAGAATACGAGGCCGCCTTACGCGAGTTTGCCAAACAGTCGCTCGACGAACCGGGCGCCTCTGGCGTTCTGCTACTCGCTCCGGCACCTGGAACACTGGGCAAAGAATACGGGATCCTGCGTACCTTTGAAGATCGTGCATCGTGTGAAGCGTTCTATCATTCCGAGAGCTATCGTGAGTTCCATCGGCGGACGCGTCCGCTGGTAGCGGACGAGGCCAAACGCCGCCCGCTCAATGGCCTGGAAGTCTTCTTTCACGATCCGAGAACGAGCCCTCCGAAGTGGAAGATGTTCATCGTGACCTGGCTGGGCGTGTTCCCAAGCGCCCTGCTCTTCTCGTTGACCATTCCTCCGCTGATTGGCTTCATGCATGATCTCCTGATTCGAGCCATCGTCAACGTCTTTGTTGTTGCCTCGTTGGCTTGGATCATCATGCCATTCTTGACGAAACTTTTCCGCCCGTGGTTGTCTCCTCGCCAAGAGCAGCCCACGATCCCCGACTTTGCCACCGAGCAGCCTGAGCAAGTCCGGGAAGAGCACGAAGAGTTCTTAGAGCGGTTCGAGTTGGAACGCGTTTGA
- a CDS encoding antibiotic biosynthesis monooxygenase produces the protein MSNVHVAITHQARPGKEVEYEAALRDFARESLHEPGTAGVLLLAPVPGTHGCTYGILRSFENQASCDAFYQSARFRDFHELTKPLVVEEATRRKLHGLEAFFRDPKLSPPRWKMAVVTWLGVYPSVLFWGNVLPPALSSLHSLVATAITTIFVTVTLAWLVMPILSKVFAAWLHPPNSSVPILGQSLSD, from the coding sequence ATGAGCAACGTTCATGTCGCGATTACGCACCAAGCCAGACCTGGTAAAGAGGTAGAGTACGAGGCCGCGCTGCGGGACTTTGCGCGGGAATCGTTGCACGAACCTGGGACGGCCGGCGTGCTGCTGCTTGCCCCAGTGCCTGGCACCCATGGTTGCACCTACGGCATCTTGAGGTCGTTTGAAAACCAAGCATCGTGTGACGCGTTTTATCAGTCGGCACGATTCCGCGACTTCCACGAATTAACCAAGCCGTTGGTTGTCGAAGAAGCCACGCGTCGCAAATTACACGGCCTGGAGGCCTTCTTCCGTGATCCCAAGCTGAGCCCTCCGCGTTGGAAAATGGCAGTCGTCACTTGGCTGGGTGTTTATCCTTCCGTTCTATTCTGGGGCAATGTGCTACCTCCCGCCTTGAGCAGCCTGCATAGTCTTGTGGCGACGGCCATAACGACAATCTTCGTCACGGTGACCTTGGCCTGGCTAGTCATGCCGATCCTGAGCAAAGTCTTCGCCGCGTGGCTGCATCCGCCGAATTCGAGTGTTCCTATCCTGGGCCAGTCACTTTCCGACTAA
- a CDS encoding DUF1697 domain-containing protein, producing the protein MARLHQYVAFLRGMNLGKRRLSMDRLRELLLELDYQQVETYIASGNVIFCVPKTADTKLAERISQHLESSLGYPVDTFIRSAAEVQLIAQREVFPLQDEPDWNVHVSFFSKKVPPKMAANLEAVRTDEDAFRVIDRELYWLRKGRMSDSHVWDLPAIKAIKLPTHTMRTINTIRKLTTKYLAN; encoded by the coding sequence ATGGCGAGACTTCATCAGTACGTTGCGTTCTTGCGTGGCATGAACTTGGGCAAGCGCCGGTTAAGCATGGACCGGTTGCGCGAGCTTCTGCTGGAACTCGACTATCAGCAGGTCGAAACGTATATCGCCAGCGGCAATGTCATCTTCTGCGTGCCCAAGACTGCGGACACAAAACTTGCTGAGCGTATCTCCCAGCACCTTGAGTCTTCCCTCGGCTACCCGGTCGATACGTTCATTCGCTCAGCTGCGGAGGTTCAATTGATTGCTCAGCGGGAAGTCTTCCCCCTGCAAGACGAGCCAGACTGGAACGTCCACGTCTCGTTCTTCTCGAAGAAAGTGCCGCCCAAAATGGCCGCCAACCTGGAAGCGGTCCGCACTGATGAAGACGCCTTCCGGGTGATCGATCGCGAGCTGTATTGGCTTCGGAAAGGCCGCATGTCGGACTCTCATGTCTGGGACCTGCCGGCCATCAAGGCGATCAAGCTGCCGACGCACACTATGCGCACCATAAACACAATTCGTAAGCTAACTACCAAATATCTAGCAAACTAA
- a CDS encoding DUF1559 domain-containing protein has protein sequence MRTRGFTLVELLVVIAIIGVLIALLLPAVQQAREAARRMSCSNNLKQLGLGLHNYHDTFGEMPPCSVAPEDGDPAGGAHGPTGWVFLLPFIEQTSLHDLISQKSNNFNRNFWLGSGNAAPIRNAVNGLSVESYWCPSSPLARFKTQNSRQIQQIDYVFVAGANNHSRRDRKAESNSHFSDGGVFRQQLGVSFRDITDGTSNTFCIGEQSGFTRSGTNNRFDARAHPNSGWYMGSKNYTRPTGADNSWGSGGEDDRCYNVTTIRQGINTKKIGGNWAKAPRCNTPVQSAHPGGALVIVSDASVRFIPETAALSVVKNLANRDDGNPVQFP, from the coding sequence GTGAGAACGCGCGGATTCACACTTGTGGAGTTGTTGGTAGTGATCGCCATTATTGGCGTCCTGATTGCCCTTTTACTTCCAGCGGTACAGCAAGCCCGAGAAGCAGCCCGGCGAATGAGCTGCAGCAACAACCTGAAGCAGCTCGGATTGGGCCTCCATAATTACCATGACACCTTCGGAGAGATGCCTCCTTGCTCGGTCGCTCCTGAAGATGGCGATCCGGCAGGTGGAGCCCATGGGCCGACGGGCTGGGTCTTTCTGCTGCCATTCATCGAGCAGACTTCGCTGCACGATCTGATCAGCCAGAAATCGAATAACTTCAATCGCAACTTCTGGCTCGGCTCTGGAAACGCCGCGCCCATTCGTAACGCAGTCAATGGTTTGTCGGTCGAATCGTACTGGTGCCCCTCCAGTCCTCTGGCTCGCTTCAAAACCCAGAACAGCCGCCAGATTCAACAGATCGACTACGTGTTTGTCGCTGGGGCGAATAATCACTCCCGACGGGATCGTAAGGCCGAGAGCAACAGCCACTTTTCCGACGGCGGCGTCTTCCGCCAGCAGTTAGGCGTTTCGTTCCGTGATATCACCGACGGAACGTCGAACACGTTCTGCATTGGCGAGCAGTCCGGTTTCACCCGAAGCGGTACGAACAACCGATTCGATGCCCGCGCTCATCCAAACAGTGGTTGGTACATGGGCTCGAAAAACTACACCCGCCCAACCGGTGCCGACAACTCTTGGGGATCAGGCGGCGAGGACGATCGCTGCTACAACGTGACCACCATCCGCCAAGGGATTAATACGAAAAAAATCGGCGGAAACTGGGCCAAAGCTCCTCGTTGTAATACGCCGGTTCAGTCGGCCCATCCAGGCGGCGCGCTTGTGATCGTCAGTGATGCTTCCGTGCGTTTCATTCCTGAAACCGCAGCACTTTCGGTGGTGAAAAACCTAGCCAATCGAGACGATGGCAATCCGGTTCAGTTCCCGTAA
- a CDS encoding DUF456 domain-containing protein, protein MVYVAAVLLLMVNAFAWLTTFITLPGNWILLLCTVLYAYFLPAGYFPRVSWTVVIVIAVLAVIGEIVEFLAGAAGAAKQGGSRWGVFLSLVGAFIGSLAGAILLSFIPILGTMIGALLGGALGAFGGAWLGEHNTEKSHEERMAIGQGAFIGRILGTVGKLIVGVIMLVLVTLDSFFDLKTEPIPEQVSTEAEVSYLVNVKSNVVESSPTSADSSVESIDM, encoded by the coding sequence ATGGTTTATGTCGCCGCTGTTTTGTTATTGATGGTCAATGCGTTTGCCTGGCTGACGACTTTCATTACGCTGCCGGGCAACTGGATCTTGCTGCTGTGCACGGTCCTGTATGCCTATTTTCTGCCGGCCGGGTATTTCCCACGCGTCAGCTGGACCGTGGTGATCGTGATTGCCGTGCTGGCCGTGATCGGAGAAATCGTCGAGTTCCTCGCCGGGGCCGCCGGGGCTGCCAAGCAGGGAGGAAGTCGCTGGGGCGTGTTCTTATCGCTGGTCGGGGCGTTTATCGGGAGCCTGGCCGGCGCTATTCTGCTGAGCTTTATTCCCATTCTGGGAACGATGATCGGCGCGCTGTTAGGTGGTGCACTCGGAGCGTTCGGTGGTGCCTGGTTAGGCGAGCATAACACCGAGAAGTCGCATGAAGAGCGAATGGCGATCGGTCAAGGAGCGTTCATCGGACGCATCCTGGGGACGGTTGGCAAATTGATCGTCGGCGTGATCATGCTGGTGTTGGTCACGCTCGATTCGTTTTTTGATCTCAAGACAGAGCCGATTCCCGAGCAGGTTTCGACGGAGGCCGAGGTTAGCTACTTGGTCAACGTAAAGTCGAACGTTGTCGAATCGTCTCCGACATCCGCCGATAGCTCGGTCGAATCGATCGACATGTAG
- a CDS encoding deoxyhypusine synthase family protein, with translation MSISAFMEKHYRHFNAREMVEAAKTYKSMVEGGGKMFMSIAGAMSTAELGISLAEMIRQDKVHAISCTAANFEEDFFNLVAHDEYELCPNYRDLSPEDEFQLREGGFNRVTDTCIPETVIRHFEHNLLEYWKEADEKGEQHFPVDYFFRLLKDGKLQEHYQIPPENSWVLAAYEKGIPVFTPGWEDSTLGNIFAARVYDGTLSSHNVIHPGTAMMQELVKWYLEHEKNGIGFYQIGGGIAGDFAICAVPLVLQDLEMRDANLWSYFCQISDSTTSFGSYSGAVPNEKITWYKLSKESPKFMINSDASIVAPLMFAYILGQ, from the coding sequence ATGAGCATCAGTGCGTTTATGGAAAAGCATTACCGCCACTTTAACGCTCGCGAGATGGTGGAAGCGGCCAAGACGTATAAGTCGATGGTCGAAGGGGGCGGCAAGATGTTTATGTCCATCGCCGGGGCGATGAGCACGGCCGAGCTGGGCATTTCGCTGGCCGAAATGATCCGTCAGGATAAAGTGCACGCGATCAGCTGCACCGCGGCCAACTTCGAGGAAGACTTCTTCAACCTGGTGGCTCACGACGAATACGAACTGTGCCCGAACTACCGCGACCTTTCCCCGGAAGATGAATTTCAGCTTCGCGAAGGTGGTTTCAACCGCGTGACGGACACTTGTATCCCGGAAACGGTCATTCGCCACTTCGAGCACAATTTGCTCGAGTACTGGAAGGAAGCCGACGAAAAGGGGGAGCAACACTTCCCGGTCGATTATTTCTTCCGCCTGCTGAAGGATGGCAAGCTGCAAGAGCACTACCAGATCCCGCCAGAAAACAGCTGGGTGCTGGCTGCTTACGAAAAGGGAATCCCTGTCTTCACCCCAGGCTGGGAAGACTCGACGCTGGGGAACATCTTCGCGGCTCGCGTTTACGACGGGACCCTTTCCTCGCACAACGTGATTCACCCCGGTACCGCCATGATGCAAGAGCTGGTGAAGTGGTACCTGGAACACGAAAAGAACGGCATCGGGTTCTACCAGATCGGCGGCGGTATCGCAGGCGACTTCGCGATCTGTGCCGTTCCACTGGTACTGCAAGACCTGGAAATGCGGGATGCGAATCTGTGGAGCTACTTCTGCCAGATCTCGGATTCAACCACGTCGTTCGGCTCGTACAGCGGTGCGGTCCCCAACGAAAAGATCACGTGGTACAAGCTGAGCAAGGAAAGCCCCAAGTTCATGATCAACTCGGACGCCTCGATCGTGGCTCCGTTGATGTTCGCCTACATCCTGGGGCAGTAG
- a CDS encoding type VI secretion system contractile sheath domain-containing protein, giving the protein MAEIQVGGSRSHAPEVNEKTPLHLLLIGNFRGTGHEDDRKSPKPVFVDRDNLYELPEKLGVRLDGILASADGQTEDIEFQEFEDFEPDELFEKLTLFENLRTLRRRLKNPKHFEAAAAEVMAWAPKQEEAAPATPEPTQGVSAAAPGSEDLFADVLSQSTDTSGSPLETGNWGAFIEEVLAGSNIQKVDPRQDELVAVVDEAIQETMRRVLQGPKFHALEMNWRGLRMMTFQVETHAKLKIYILDTTAQAFREALQDENWQTGWLAELMTTPSKTPGATPWGVVGCLFPFAVNQDDLILAAKLGDLCQSAGASAAIELRATKEQWLDPESPIHEAWNANRITRPMLNVAGLWPRVQLRLPYGKKYKSTDSFDFEEISKPGGSQLAWGSPVWLACTALANGYNEAGWSQDTSAVSQFSDLPVYYDPAEDGDAHPCGECLLTDDELAKLMEIGLSPVISFKNQDRVQIRGLQSLRGGKLQGPWK; this is encoded by the coding sequence ATGGCGGAAATTCAAGTTGGTGGTTCGCGTTCTCATGCTCCTGAAGTCAACGAGAAAACCCCGTTGCACTTACTGCTAATTGGCAATTTCCGTGGCACCGGCCACGAGGACGATCGGAAGAGCCCCAAGCCGGTCTTTGTCGATCGCGACAATCTGTACGAGTTGCCGGAGAAACTGGGTGTGCGTCTCGACGGCATCCTCGCATCGGCCGATGGCCAAACCGAAGATATCGAGTTCCAAGAGTTCGAGGACTTCGAGCCGGATGAACTGTTCGAGAAGCTGACCCTGTTTGAGAATCTCCGTACGCTTCGCCGTCGCCTGAAAAACCCCAAGCACTTTGAGGCCGCTGCGGCCGAAGTGATGGCATGGGCTCCGAAGCAGGAAGAAGCGGCCCCGGCTACGCCTGAACCAACGCAGGGCGTTTCAGCCGCGGCACCAGGCTCGGAAGATCTCTTCGCGGACGTCCTCTCACAATCGACGGACACCAGCGGTTCGCCTTTGGAAACAGGCAACTGGGGTGCGTTCATCGAAGAGGTTCTTGCCGGCAGCAATATCCAAAAGGTCGATCCGCGGCAGGACGAACTCGTTGCCGTCGTCGATGAGGCGATCCAGGAGACCATGCGTCGTGTGCTGCAAGGGCCGAAGTTTCATGCGTTGGAAATGAACTGGCGAGGGCTGCGGATGATGACCTTCCAGGTCGAAACGCACGCCAAGCTGAAGATCTACATTCTCGACACCACGGCCCAGGCCTTTCGCGAAGCACTGCAGGACGAAAACTGGCAAACCGGCTGGCTGGCCGAATTGATGACGACCCCTTCCAAGACACCCGGGGCCACGCCGTGGGGTGTGGTCGGCTGCCTGTTTCCCTTCGCAGTGAACCAGGACGACTTAATTCTCGCGGCGAAGCTGGGGGACCTTTGCCAGTCGGCCGGAGCTTCCGCAGCAATTGAGCTGCGAGCAACTAAAGAGCAGTGGCTCGACCCTGAGTCCCCCATCCACGAAGCGTGGAACGCCAACCGCATCACGCGGCCCATGTTGAACGTGGCCGGCCTTTGGCCCAGGGTGCAATTGCGGCTACCGTACGGCAAGAAGTATAAGTCGACCGACAGCTTCGACTTCGAAGAGATCTCGAAGCCCGGTGGAAGCCAACTGGCCTGGGGCAGCCCCGTATGGCTGGCATGTACGGCCCTTGCCAACGGCTATAACGAAGCCGGCTGGAGCCAGGACACTTCCGCCGTGTCCCAGTTCAGCGACCTGCCGGTCTACTACGACCCGGCCGAAGACGGCGATGCCCATCCTTGCGGAGAGTGCCTGCTGACTGATGATGAATTGGCCAAACTGATGGAGATCGGCCTGAGCCCGGTGATCTCGTTCAAAAACCAAGACCGCGTCCAGATTCGCGGCCTCCAATCGCTACGCGGTGGCAAGCTACAAGGACCGTGGAAGTAA
- a CDS encoding FHA domain-containing protein — MLVVLEVVVGSEVGRQIKIPQDRTCKVGRTNYSDEAFTDDVMMSGQHFEIRNDGKYCWLRDLDSRNGTRVDDDFVKESLVIRDGQKVFAGRTEFMVKIEGGAKSPYESTSIGMPEPVRNRSLMSTTFGSQVYPEDDPQFPKSESHGQPQPPGAPSGPPLPPGAPGAPPAGMPHQPPSGNMDFPPPENFPPPEFAKPDTGTNPGHPPGFPPADSPPPPGPSSHGPSKSPPWAQPSSTPTTPGQPTPGQVIPGQLPPGTPTPDHPDFVPPHKRGGDEGPVFKFAKGGSGAAPAGPPPGMPPGFRHSPGTPPGSPPGSPPPIDPRFPHAEPPAGAGAPPNFEAPEQPPRETPPSFTPPSPGPVPPGTPHLPPGAPQGGFPNFDEPSDAPQFSSFTSPPAPQDAGPPENKFEPPGSQNAPPWQAPGGFGEGKNPNLDFGSDDFGPNVGPSLEFGDEGDDEDEPLFGPPSFAGGSGPSFTNQMGPDGGNPNLVGFSPDEPPTNKFTGPPAEDFPNVSSPGPGNPENIIEPPEPGPSSNWRNPDYVSAAPPPSKEGEGDKESVPTSPESVRGLCFKEETADSGYPVYHSIIEGVPKVSFSPFALISSLSKIAKPVLSIHFMRAEMQIPEELEGTPLRGDLDAKFAALGGPMLYCPEDLEPFREIIDELWGLDAISCMFTKGDPQEVVHHFRDGLFAPKRGDLPTPGPGPQFFAVFSPNLLTTFLSQRDQETVDELLGKDVVGVLAEVADMPDSWQLFTKKSWAESLKKLGMNRVVEQPQ, encoded by the coding sequence ATGTTGGTTGTCCTTGAGGTGGTTGTCGGCTCGGAGGTCGGACGCCAAATCAAAATTCCGCAAGATCGAACGTGCAAAGTTGGACGCACAAACTACTCGGATGAGGCCTTCACCGACGACGTAATGATGTCGGGACAGCACTTCGAGATTCGGAACGACGGAAAGTATTGCTGGTTACGCGATCTGGATAGTCGTAACGGGACCCGTGTTGATGATGACTTCGTCAAAGAGAGTCTTGTGATCCGTGACGGCCAAAAGGTCTTCGCCGGACGGACCGAGTTCATGGTCAAGATTGAAGGGGGAGCCAAGAGCCCGTACGAGTCGACCAGTATCGGAATGCCTGAACCGGTCCGAAATCGCTCGCTCATGTCGACGACATTCGGCAGTCAGGTTTATCCCGAGGATGATCCTCAGTTCCCAAAGTCGGAGTCCCACGGTCAGCCACAACCACCCGGAGCACCATCGGGACCGCCATTGCCGCCGGGAGCTCCCGGGGCACCTCCCGCAGGCATGCCTCATCAGCCGCCAAGCGGCAACATGGATTTTCCACCGCCTGAGAATTTCCCTCCGCCCGAATTCGCGAAGCCTGATACCGGTACTAATCCGGGGCATCCTCCTGGTTTTCCTCCGGCAGACAGTCCTCCACCGCCAGGACCCTCTTCGCATGGACCTTCGAAGAGTCCGCCGTGGGCACAGCCATCTTCCACGCCGACCACGCCTGGTCAGCCCACTCCAGGGCAAGTAATCCCTGGCCAATTACCTCCCGGCACACCGACGCCCGACCATCCCGATTTCGTTCCGCCTCATAAGCGAGGTGGAGACGAAGGCCCGGTCTTCAAGTTTGCCAAGGGAGGAAGTGGGGCCGCTCCAGCAGGGCCGCCACCAGGAATGCCGCCTGGTTTTCGTCATTCCCCTGGCACTCCTCCGGGAAGTCCACCCGGCAGTCCACCACCAATCGACCCGCGATTCCCTCATGCGGAACCACCTGCCGGCGCGGGGGCACCGCCAAATTTTGAGGCGCCCGAGCAGCCACCGCGGGAAACTCCTCCGAGTTTTACGCCGCCATCGCCAGGTCCCGTGCCGCCAGGGACGCCCCATCTTCCCCCTGGTGCACCGCAAGGTGGCTTTCCCAACTTCGATGAACCATCGGATGCTCCGCAGTTTTCGAGTTTTACTTCGCCTCCCGCTCCCCAAGATGCTGGGCCACCTGAAAACAAGTTTGAGCCTCCCGGCAGTCAGAATGCGCCGCCTTGGCAAGCCCCAGGCGGATTTGGTGAGGGCAAGAATCCCAACCTCGATTTTGGATCGGATGATTTCGGTCCCAATGTTGGTCCCTCGCTTGAATTTGGGGACGAAGGGGATGACGAAGACGAACCGTTGTTTGGACCTCCTTCGTTCGCCGGAGGAAGCGGACCGTCGTTTACCAATCAAATGGGACCCGACGGTGGGAATCCCAACCTGGTAGGGTTCTCTCCCGACGAACCACCGACCAACAAGTTCACTGGTCCTCCGGCCGAGGACTTTCCGAACGTATCCTCGCCGGGGCCAGGCAACCCAGAAAACATCATCGAGCCTCCCGAACCGGGGCCTTCGTCGAATTGGCGGAATCCTGATTACGTTTCCGCGGCTCCGCCACCATCGAAGGAGGGCGAGGGAGATAAAGAGTCGGTTCCCACTTCGCCAGAGTCGGTGCGCGGACTGTGCTTCAAAGAAGAGACGGCCGACTCTGGGTACCCTGTTTATCACAGTATCATCGAAGGTGTGCCCAAGGTTTCGTTTTCTCCGTTCGCACTGATCAGCAGTTTGTCGAAGATCGCCAAGCCCGTCCTTTCGATTCACTTCATGCGAGCCGAAATGCAAATCCCAGAGGAGTTGGAAGGAACACCTCTGCGCGGCGACCTGGATGCCAAGTTCGCAGCGCTCGGTGGTCCCATGCTGTACTGCCCTGAAGACCTCGAACCGTTTCGCGAGATCATCGACGAGCTATGGGGCCTGGATGCGATTAGTTGCATGTTCACCAAGGGAGATCCCCAGGAAGTCGTCCATCATTTCCGGGACGGGCTGTTTGCTCCCAAGCGGGGTGATCTGCCAACCCCGGGACCAGGCCCGCAATTCTTTGCCGTCTTCTCACCGAATCTGTTGACCACCTTTTTGTCGCAGCGTGATCAAGAGACGGTAGACGAACTGCTGGGTAAAGATGTCGTCGGCGTGTTGGCCGAAGTGGCGGACATGCCCGATAGCTGGCAATTATTCACCAAGAAATCGTGGGCCGAGTCACTCAAGAAACTGGGCATGAATCGCGTAGTCGAGCAGCCTCAATAG